A window of the Planococcus citri chromosome 4, ihPlaCitr1.1, whole genome shotgun sequence genome harbors these coding sequences:
- the LOC135845416 gene encoding TBC1 domain family member 2A-like isoform X1: MFGQMDEKQVQLIIQEKNLAIEQYNRSKLLIEKLEQELQTLKDLQPTSSKNIVNIVQKEYTEIINSLRDKLKSVQDKYKEEICINSKKDGEIAILTKRTDELSSKLKQIETEFFNCNNLLKQEREKCLTLENDFIKLQNESFSLEKKYSCVRILESERDKVINENHKLSNDCNELEIALEICHQKMRGYDDEINLYCKCLKQMEQDKKACEENEKIEKDLNNELQKRVESMNSTLKILQKKLDSKEELIRKNVENLIGHLSIHDEFKESHDDYFNESNIEDENYSKEFLQLRVLLSNFKKELEDCIAEKYRLEMKLQTTVSNMEKYREYIREANNMIKCLGKKLDDQEEIIKKINSRKDVEKCVQKIGNTNAELQKHIHSQEELHKNNVDEYGFRRPDDFDYQQYEKFMSTYFIILTNRSKKWYSLINDEKRLKKGPQLKRYVRKGIPSTYRSKVWAKISGVEDVDVKSRNELFNKSLNTILDSEVVQAIRLDLPRTFPDNIYFIPSEGFQEQLYRILFAFAADNKEVGYCQGLNYVAGLLLLNTKDEEATFWLLKVLVDRILPGYYTPKMKDLMIDIEVFDRIVKSKMPELYKHIKSLNIPWSCLIMKWFICLYAEVLPTETVLRVWDCVFYEGCKVLFRVGITLLNHNEKTLLECSNFTSFTDSFKKMQSDIFVLDCHTFMKKVNSENKFITNRLLQKLRKQVKSEKK; the protein is encoded by the exons ATGTTTGGCCAAATGGATGAGAAGCAGGTTCAGTTGATTATTCAg gaaaaaaatttagcgATCGAGCAATACAATCGAAGTAAATTATTAATCGAGAAACTTGAACAAGAATTACAAACACTAAAGGACTTACAACCCACCAGCAGTAAAAATATCGTCAATATa gttcaaAAAGAATACACAGAAATAATCAACTCACTCCGCGACAAATTAAAATCAGTCCAAGATAAATATAAAGAAGAAATATGCATCAATTCGAAAAAAGATGGAGAGATAGCCATTTTAACCAAACGCACCGATGAACTGAGCTCCAAACTGAAACAAATCGAAACTGAATTCTTCAACTGTAATAATCTATTGAAACAAGAACGAGAGAAATGTTTAACATTGGAAAACGATTTCATCAAACTCCAAAACGAATCGTTTT cgttggagaaaaaatacagCTGTGTGAGAATTCTCGAAAGTGAACGAGATAAAGtaataaatgaaaatcataAGTTGTCGAACGACTGCAACGAGTTAGAAATCGCGTTGGAAATTTGTCACCAAAAAATGCGTGGTTACGATGATGAGATTAATTTATATTGTAAATGTTTGAAACAAATGGAGCAAGATAAGAAAgcttgtgaagaaaatgaaaaaattgaaaaag ATCTGAATAACGAACTACAAAAAAGAGTCGAATCAAtgaattcaactttgaaaatacttcaaaaaaaattagacagCAAAGAAgaattaattcgaaaaaatgtggaaaatctCATCGGACATTTGTCAATACACGATGAATTCAAA GAATCTCATGACGATTATTTCAATGAAAGTAATATCGAAGAtgagaattattcaaaagaatttttgcaattgagAGTTTTATTATCAAA tttcaaaaaggAACTCGAAGACTGCATCGCTGAAAAATATCGTTTAGAAATGAAATTACAGACAACCGTATCCAATATGGAAAAATACAGGGAGTATATCAGAGAAGCGAATAATATGATCAAGTGCTTAGGTAAAAAACTCGACGATCAagaagaaattatcaaaaaaatcaattccag GAAAGATGTGGAAAAATGTGTGCAGAAAATTGGAAACACAAATGCAGAATTACAAAAGCATATTCATTCTCAGGAAGAGCTGCATAAAAA TAATGTTGACGAGTACGGGTTTCGAAGACCGGATGATTTCGATTACCAACAGTACGAGAAATTCATGTCCAcgtatttcataattttgacaaacagATCGAAGAAATGGTACAGTTTAATAAACGAcgaaaaacgtttgaaaaaaggacctcagcTGAAACGCTACGTAAGGAAAGGGATTCCATCTACCTATCGATCTAAA GTTTGGGCTAAAATCAGCGGAGTCGAAGATGTGGATGTAAAAAGTCGCAACGAATTATTCAACAAGAGCTTAAACACAATTTTGGATAGCGAAGTAGTCCAAGCTATACGTCTCGATCTTCCTAGAACCTTTCCCgacaatatttattttatacctTCGGAAGGATTTCAAGAACAACTGTATCGAATCCTGTTCGCTTTTGCAGCCGATAACAAGGAAGTTGGATATTGTCAA GGATTAAATTACGTCGCTGGGTTGCTCTTACTAAATACCAAAGACGAAGAAGCAACTTTCTGGCTGTTGAAAGTTTTAGTCGATAGAATTCTACCAGGTTATTATACTCCTAAAATGAAAGACTTGATGATCGATATAGAAGTCTTCGATCGTATTGTAAA atcaaaaatgCCAGAATTATATAAACACATCAAGTCCTTAAACATTCCATGGTCTTGCCTTATTATGAAATGGTTCATTTGCTTGTACGCTGAAGTTCTCCCTACGGAA ACGGTGCTTAGAGTGTGGGATTGCGTATTTTACGAAGGCTGCAAAGTATTATTCAGAGTAGGAATTACGTTGTTAAATCATAATGAGAAAACCCTGTTAGAATGTAGTAATTTTACGTCGTTTACCGACTCCTTTAAGAAAATGCAGTCCGATATTTTCGTTTTGGATTGTCACACGTTCATGAAG aaagtcaacagtgaaaataaattcatcacgAATAGATTACTGCAGAAATTACGTAAACAagtaaaaagtgaaaagaaaTAA
- the sosie gene encoding uncharacterized protein sosie isoform X1 — MLKKLWFLPPPRHLVILMLATMWLNFQFTDGKDTYTYKRFKRWSTTLLAKPVEQHECKTDSDCSSIPNTSCALDPADKRQKCLCADSAPPVAGDCRKLPKVPLFVPALKTPCSADIECLPGAECVEETADARIRVCQCREEYAEVNNTCTNGCGFLHAGPMAIALGASFTFWRYY; from the exons atgttaaaaaagtTGTGGTTTTTACCACCGCCTAGGCATTTAGTCATATTAATGTTGGCGACTATGtggctaaattttcaatttaccgaTGGAAAAGACACCTACACGTATAAAAGATTCAAAAGATGGAGTACAACTTTACTTGCTAAACcag TCGAACAACACGAATGTAAAACTGATTCTGACTGCAGTAGTATTCCAAACACTTCGTGCGCTCTGGATCCAGCGGATAAAAGACAAAAATGCCTGTGCGCTGATTCAGCACCACCAGTAGCAGGAGACTGCCGAAAACTACCTAAAG TTCCTCTGTTTGTTCCAGCTCTGAAAACTCCGTGTAGCGCCGATATTGAATGTTTACCAGGAGCCGAGTGCGTTGAAGAAACCGCCGATGCCAGAATAAGGGTTTGCCAATGTAGAGAGGAATATGCAGAAGTCAACAATACGTGTACGAATG GTTGTGGTTTCTTACACGCTGGACCTATGGCGATCGCTTTAGGAGCTTCGTTTACATTCTGGAGATACTATTGA
- the sosie gene encoding uncharacterized protein sosie isoform X2: MLKKLWFLPPPRHLVILMLATMWLNFQFTDGKDTYTYKRFKRWSTTLLAKPVEQHECKTDSDCSSIPNTSCALDPADKRQKCLCADSAPPVAGDCRKLPKALKTPCSADIECLPGAECVEETADARIRVCQCREEYAEVNNTCTNGCGFLHAGPMAIALGASFTFWRYY; encoded by the exons atgttaaaaaagtTGTGGTTTTTACCACCGCCTAGGCATTTAGTCATATTAATGTTGGCGACTATGtggctaaattttcaatttaccgaTGGAAAAGACACCTACACGTATAAAAGATTCAAAAGATGGAGTACAACTTTACTTGCTAAACcag TCGAACAACACGAATGTAAAACTGATTCTGACTGCAGTAGTATTCCAAACACTTCGTGCGCTCTGGATCCAGCGGATAAAAGACAAAAATGCCTGTGCGCTGATTCAGCACCACCAGTAGCAGGAGACTGCCGAAAACTACCTAAAG CTCTGAAAACTCCGTGTAGCGCCGATATTGAATGTTTACCAGGAGCCGAGTGCGTTGAAGAAACCGCCGATGCCAGAATAAGGGTTTGCCAATGTAGAGAGGAATATGCAGAAGTCAACAATACGTGTACGAATG GTTGTGGTTTCTTACACGCTGGACCTATGGCGATCGCTTTAGGAGCTTCGTTTACATTCTGGAGATACTATTGA
- the LOC135845416 gene encoding TBC1 domain family member 2A-like isoform X2: MFGQMDEKQVQLIIQVQKEYTEIINSLRDKLKSVQDKYKEEICINSKKDGEIAILTKRTDELSSKLKQIETEFFNCNNLLKQEREKCLTLENDFIKLQNESFSLEKKYSCVRILESERDKVINENHKLSNDCNELEIALEICHQKMRGYDDEINLYCKCLKQMEQDKKACEENEKIEKDLNNELQKRVESMNSTLKILQKKLDSKEELIRKNVENLIGHLSIHDEFKESHDDYFNESNIEDENYSKEFLQLRVLLSNFKKELEDCIAEKYRLEMKLQTTVSNMEKYREYIREANNMIKCLGKKLDDQEEIIKKINSRKDVEKCVQKIGNTNAELQKHIHSQEELHKNNVDEYGFRRPDDFDYQQYEKFMSTYFIILTNRSKKWYSLINDEKRLKKGPQLKRYVRKGIPSTYRSKVWAKISGVEDVDVKSRNELFNKSLNTILDSEVVQAIRLDLPRTFPDNIYFIPSEGFQEQLYRILFAFAADNKEVGYCQGLNYVAGLLLLNTKDEEATFWLLKVLVDRILPGYYTPKMKDLMIDIEVFDRIVKSKMPELYKHIKSLNIPWSCLIMKWFICLYAEVLPTETVLRVWDCVFYEGCKVLFRVGITLLNHNEKTLLECSNFTSFTDSFKKMQSDIFVLDCHTFMKKVNSENKFITNRLLQKLRKQVKSEKK; this comes from the exons ATGTTTGGCCAAATGGATGAGAAGCAGGTTCAGTTGATTATTCAg gttcaaAAAGAATACACAGAAATAATCAACTCACTCCGCGACAAATTAAAATCAGTCCAAGATAAATATAAAGAAGAAATATGCATCAATTCGAAAAAAGATGGAGAGATAGCCATTTTAACCAAACGCACCGATGAACTGAGCTCCAAACTGAAACAAATCGAAACTGAATTCTTCAACTGTAATAATCTATTGAAACAAGAACGAGAGAAATGTTTAACATTGGAAAACGATTTCATCAAACTCCAAAACGAATCGTTTT cgttggagaaaaaatacagCTGTGTGAGAATTCTCGAAAGTGAACGAGATAAAGtaataaatgaaaatcataAGTTGTCGAACGACTGCAACGAGTTAGAAATCGCGTTGGAAATTTGTCACCAAAAAATGCGTGGTTACGATGATGAGATTAATTTATATTGTAAATGTTTGAAACAAATGGAGCAAGATAAGAAAgcttgtgaagaaaatgaaaaaattgaaaaag ATCTGAATAACGAACTACAAAAAAGAGTCGAATCAAtgaattcaactttgaaaatacttcaaaaaaaattagacagCAAAGAAgaattaattcgaaaaaatgtggaaaatctCATCGGACATTTGTCAATACACGATGAATTCAAA GAATCTCATGACGATTATTTCAATGAAAGTAATATCGAAGAtgagaattattcaaaagaatttttgcaattgagAGTTTTATTATCAAA tttcaaaaaggAACTCGAAGACTGCATCGCTGAAAAATATCGTTTAGAAATGAAATTACAGACAACCGTATCCAATATGGAAAAATACAGGGAGTATATCAGAGAAGCGAATAATATGATCAAGTGCTTAGGTAAAAAACTCGACGATCAagaagaaattatcaaaaaaatcaattccag GAAAGATGTGGAAAAATGTGTGCAGAAAATTGGAAACACAAATGCAGAATTACAAAAGCATATTCATTCTCAGGAAGAGCTGCATAAAAA TAATGTTGACGAGTACGGGTTTCGAAGACCGGATGATTTCGATTACCAACAGTACGAGAAATTCATGTCCAcgtatttcataattttgacaaacagATCGAAGAAATGGTACAGTTTAATAAACGAcgaaaaacgtttgaaaaaaggacctcagcTGAAACGCTACGTAAGGAAAGGGATTCCATCTACCTATCGATCTAAA GTTTGGGCTAAAATCAGCGGAGTCGAAGATGTGGATGTAAAAAGTCGCAACGAATTATTCAACAAGAGCTTAAACACAATTTTGGATAGCGAAGTAGTCCAAGCTATACGTCTCGATCTTCCTAGAACCTTTCCCgacaatatttattttatacctTCGGAAGGATTTCAAGAACAACTGTATCGAATCCTGTTCGCTTTTGCAGCCGATAACAAGGAAGTTGGATATTGTCAA GGATTAAATTACGTCGCTGGGTTGCTCTTACTAAATACCAAAGACGAAGAAGCAACTTTCTGGCTGTTGAAAGTTTTAGTCGATAGAATTCTACCAGGTTATTATACTCCTAAAATGAAAGACTTGATGATCGATATAGAAGTCTTCGATCGTATTGTAAA atcaaaaatgCCAGAATTATATAAACACATCAAGTCCTTAAACATTCCATGGTCTTGCCTTATTATGAAATGGTTCATTTGCTTGTACGCTGAAGTTCTCCCTACGGAA ACGGTGCTTAGAGTGTGGGATTGCGTATTTTACGAAGGCTGCAAAGTATTATTCAGAGTAGGAATTACGTTGTTAAATCATAATGAGAAAACCCTGTTAGAATGTAGTAATTTTACGTCGTTTACCGACTCCTTTAAGAAAATGCAGTCCGATATTTTCGTTTTGGATTGTCACACGTTCATGAAG aaagtcaacagtgaaaataaattcatcacgAATAGATTACTGCAGAAATTACGTAAACAagtaaaaagtgaaaagaaaTAA